One Salinimonas marina DNA segment encodes these proteins:
- a CDS encoding glycosyltransferase family 2 protein: MKVGAVIISYHPDTVHLSSMLSALNTMGWPVALIDNSPVALAGLRDAFSHYVHCADNVGIAEAQNIGIDILIAQGAEAVLILDQDSQLTPAFLQNLYETYTYALRRCPRMACLGPQIVCEFIDKPVQPKLHKSQPVCDRLEHAKQIIASGMIINVTAYHKVGKKDASLFIDGVDHEWCWRARSLGFQVLKASTVEMRHRQGDGRHRVLGLNFKRGAPVRLYYQVRNVLILSRRRHVPMYWKCRHLMALPLRWLVNRWYFPEGKLRGHYVRRGIKDGLLGRTGKLN; the protein is encoded by the coding sequence TTGAAAGTCGGCGCCGTCATAATTTCCTATCATCCGGATACAGTCCATTTATCGTCAATGCTGTCAGCTTTGAACACGATGGGCTGGCCCGTGGCCTTGATTGATAATTCGCCGGTGGCATTAGCCGGTTTACGCGATGCGTTTTCTCATTATGTCCATTGTGCTGACAATGTTGGGATTGCTGAAGCACAGAATATTGGGATTGATATCCTGATTGCACAGGGGGCCGAAGCGGTGCTGATCCTGGATCAGGACAGTCAGCTGACGCCGGCCTTTTTGCAAAATTTGTATGAAACTTATACTTATGCATTACGACGCTGCCCGCGGATGGCATGCTTAGGTCCGCAAATAGTCTGTGAGTTTATAGATAAACCCGTTCAGCCCAAACTGCACAAGTCGCAACCAGTTTGCGACAGGCTGGAGCACGCCAAACAAATTATTGCCTCAGGGATGATAATAAATGTCACTGCATATCATAAAGTTGGTAAAAAAGATGCGAGTCTTTTTATTGATGGCGTGGATCATGAATGGTGTTGGCGAGCGCGAAGCTTAGGCTTCCAGGTTTTAAAAGCTAGCACCGTGGAAATGCGCCATCGCCAGGGCGATGGCAGGCACCGTGTACTGGGATTGAACTTTAAGCGTGGGGCGCCAGTAAGACTTTATTACCAGGTGCGCAATGTGCTTATCCTTTCCCGCAGGCGTCATGTTCCCATGTATTGGAAGTGTCGCCATCTTATGGCTTTGCCACTACGCTGGCTGGTCAACCGCTGGTACTTCCCTGAAGGCAAACTTCG